A single window of Methanobrevibacter sp. TMH8 DNA harbors:
- the cbiM gene encoding cobalt transporter CbiM: protein MHIPDGFIPLWQCAIYYIIIIIIGYFAVNWARNNLNEKQIPLLAVLAAGIFAIQAMNIPIPWGTSGHMVGAAIVGILLGSPFAGFLVLAVVLIIQSLAFGDGGITTLGANIFNMGVLGSFIGFYSFKGLKSIISEVPAVFIACFLSLFIPAIACVIELWLAGTFPLIAGLYFMGIYHFVIGLVGEGLISSIVYVAIRNVRPDLIAAGSRPA, encoded by the coding sequence ATGCACATCCCGGACGGATTTATACCACTATGGCAATGCGCGATATATTATATAATAATAATTATTATAGGATATTTCGCAGTAAATTGGGCAAGAAATAATTTAAACGAAAAACAAATTCCATTACTTGCAGTTTTAGCTGCAGGAATATTTGCAATTCAAGCTATGAATATTCCAATACCTTGGGGGACAAGTGGGCATATGGTAGGAGCAGCTATTGTTGGAATTTTACTTGGAAGTCCATTTGCAGGATTTTTAGTTTTAGCTGTTGTTTTGATAATACAATCTCTAGCATTTGGAGATGGAGGAATAACCACACTTGGAGCTAACATATTTAATATGGGAGTTCTTGGAAGTTTCATTGGATTTTACAGTTTTAAAGGGTTAAAATCTATAATAAGTGAGGTTCCAGCTGTTTTCATAGCATGTTTCCTCTCCCTATTTATCCCAGCAATTGCATGTGTAATAGAATTATGGTTAGCAGGAACATTCCCACTCATAGCAGGATTATACTTTATGGGAATCTATCACTTTGTAATAGGCCTTGTAGGTGAAGGATTAATAAGTTCAATAGTTTATGTAGCTATAAGAAATGTCAGACCAGATTTAATAGCTGCAGGATCAAGACCTGCATAA
- a CDS encoding 4Fe-4S dicluster domain-containing protein, translated as MKTLMVTDPQMCSECEACINACKKAYGTARARKTETIPIFCMHCHPDKAPCRRICPNDAIEVVDGEDGEILKVNEENCILCKLCAIACPIGIIAIDKEKKSAEKCTLCLESDNIIPACVEACKDNVLNVFSIEDLQELKNDENLTEELREAIKTFKSKS; from the coding sequence ATGAAAACATTAATGGTCACAGACCCTCAAATGTGTAGTGAATGTGAAGCATGTATTAATGCATGTAAAAAAGCTTATGGAACTGCAAGAGCTAGGAAAACCGAGACAATTCCTATTTTTTGTATGCACTGCCACCCAGACAAAGCACCATGCCGGAGAATATGTCCTAATGATGCTATTGAAGTTGTTGATGGTGAAGATGGGGAAATTCTCAAAGTTAATGAGGAAAATTGTATTTTATGTAAATTATGTGCCATAGCTTGCCCTATAGGAATTATAGCTATAGATAAAGAGAAAAAATCAGCTGAAAAATGTACTTTATGTTTAGAATCTGATAATATTATTCCTGCTTGTGTTGAAGCATGTAAAGATAATGTTTTAAATGTATTTTCAATTGAAGATCTTCAAGAACTTAAAAATGATGAAAATTTAACTGAAGAACTTCGAGAAGCTATTAAAACCTTCAAATCTAAGTCTTAA
- the cdhC gene encoding CO dehydrogenase/CO-methylating acetyl-CoA synthase complex subunit beta produces the protein MFSDIPVDVSPMHEGERIRAANMYVELAGPKSIGAELVQVDESVVDGKFEVIGPELSEMTKGEIYPFGIKIDIKGEMLEKELEGVIERRTHDLCNYVQGFMHLNQRDQIWCRVSTEAIDANFKLVDLAKALGILFKEEFPIIEEISVTILTNEEDVKKFVDDAQSIYATRDERARELSDEDVDVFYGCLMCQSFAPTHMCVVTPDRTALCGAINWFDCRASAKMDPDGSIFEIEKGEVLDDLKGEYANVNEMIAQKTQGETDKVYLHSVFEYPHTSCGCFEAVAFYIPELDGIGIVDRDFSGETPLGIPFSSMAGQCSGGKQVEGFTGLSLEYMRSPKFLQADGAYERIVWMPKEIKASLEGFIPEEIFDKIPTDENATSVKDIKSYLKEKDHPILERIANMGADEEEISDDSDVAIDTEPMDMNQEFVPVASASEMAMPMSGGTKIIFKNAKIYAEKVIIKKAKK, from the coding sequence ATGTTTAGTGATATCCCTGTTGATGTAAGTCCTATGCACGAGGGTGAAAGAATACGTGCAGCTAATATGTATGTGGAATTAGCTGGTCCAAAATCTATTGGTGCAGAACTCGTACAAGTAGATGAATCTGTAGTTGATGGTAAATTTGAAGTAATTGGTCCTGAATTATCTGAAATGACTAAAGGTGAAATTTATCCATTTGGTATTAAGATAGATATTAAAGGAGAAATGCTTGAAAAAGAACTTGAAGGAGTTATTGAAAGAAGAACTCATGATTTATGTAATTATGTTCAAGGATTCATGCATTTAAACCAAAGGGATCAAATTTGGTGTAGGGTCAGTACTGAAGCCATAGATGCGAATTTTAAATTAGTTGATCTTGCTAAAGCTCTTGGAATACTTTTTAAAGAGGAATTTCCAATTATTGAAGAAATTTCAGTGACTATTCTTACAAATGAAGAAGATGTTAAAAAATTCGTTGATGATGCACAAAGTATTTATGCTACAAGAGATGAAAGGGCAAGAGAATTGTCTGATGAAGATGTTGATGTATTTTACGGATGTTTAATGTGTCAATCATTTGCACCTACTCATATGTGTGTTGTAACACCTGATAGGACAGCACTTTGTGGTGCTATTAATTGGTTTGATTGTAGAGCTTCAGCTAAAATGGATCCTGATGGATCAATTTTTGAAATTGAAAAAGGTGAAGTTTTAGATGATCTTAAAGGTGAATATGCAAATGTTAACGAAATGATAGCTCAAAAAACACAAGGAGAAACTGATAAAGTTTATTTACATAGTGTTTTTGAATATCCTCATACTTCTTGTGGTTGTTTTGAAGCAGTAGCATTCTATATTCCTGAGCTTGATGGTATTGGTATTGTTGACAGAGATTTTAGTGGTGAAACTCCTTTAGGTATTCCATTTTCATCTATGGCAGGACAATGTTCTGGTGGAAAACAAGTAGAAGGATTTACTGGACTTAGTTTAGAATATATGAGATCCCCAAAGTTCCTTCAAGCTGATGGTGCATATGAAAGAATTGTTTGGATGCCAAAAGAAATAAAAGCTTCTCTTGAAGGATTTATTCCAGAAGAAATCTTTGATAAAATTCCTACTGATGAAAATGCAACTAGTGTTAAAGATATAAAATCATATCTTAAAGAAAAAGATCACCCAATTCTTGAAAGAATAGCTAATATGGGTGCTGATGAAGAAGAAATTAGTGATGATAGTGATGTAGCTATTGATACTGAACCTATGGATATGAATCAAGAATTTGTTCCAGTAGCTAGTGCTTCTGAAATGGCTATGCCTATGTCTGGTGGAACTAAAATTATCTTTAAAAATGCAAAAATATATGCTGAAAAGGTTATAATCAAAAAAGCAAAGAAATAA
- a CDS encoding methylated-DNA--[protein]-cysteine S-methyltransferase, protein MYEITAYCKNNKVTNVFLGKEDIYSEKEKELKEKGITRCESLENLLKQSFEGKNVDFSNYVDLNMLDITDFEKKVYIETMNIEKGEVKTYKQIGEAIGSKGYRAVGNALNKNPIAIIVPCHRVIGSNMSLTGFRGGLDMKKEMLNNEGIKVKKEKVIK, encoded by the coding sequence ATGTATGAAATTACTGCTTATTGTAAAAATAACAAAGTTACAAATGTCTTTTTAGGAAAGGAAGATATATATTCAGAAAAAGAAAAAGAATTAAAAGAGAAAGGCATAACTAGATGTGAAAGTTTAGAAAATCTATTAAAACAGTCTTTTGAAGGTAAAAATGTGGATTTCTCAAATTATGTTGATTTGAATATGCTTGATATAACAGATTTTGAAAAAAAAGTTTATATTGAAACAATGAACATAGAAAAAGGAGAAGTGAAAACTTACAAACAAATTGGGGAAGCCATAGGAAGTAAAGGATACCGAGCTGTTGGGAATGCTTTGAATAAAAATCCTATAGCTATAATCGTTCCATGTCACAGAGTAATTGGATCTAATATGAGTTTAACTGGTTTTAGAGGTGGACTCGATATGAAAAAAGAAATGCTCAATAATGAAGGAATAAAAGTTAAAAAAGAAAAAGTAATCAAATGA
- the acsC gene encoding acetyl-CoA decarbonylase/synthase complex subunit gamma, which yields MAKVTAMDVYKLLPQTNCEDCGEASCMAFATKLSEKEADLALCTELTEEQFAKLDDLLAPAVKEIIIGKGDKAKVIGGDEVLYRYEESYYNQTALAIDVSDDLESADFDEKIKTIENIEFERTGELLKLDAIALRNKSGDPSKFAECAKKLKNASYPIILVTFDPIAMEEALKVIGDERPLMYAATKDNIVDMAELADKYQCPITVFSPGDIEGMKDLVFTLRSNGIDDIVMDPGTLTKEAIGDTLDNFVMSRRLAVEDKEEDFRYPLLGVPALVRLNNDDDEIKKGTMEATVASTLMNKYADVLILKGTEIWELIPVLTLRQSLYTDPRKPQAVDPGVYEFNEVDENSPVLLTTNFALTYYTVEGDLKSGNAICYLLVLDTVGRAVDVAIAGGQFDGKAVADLIKESGIEDKIKTRKMVIPGLAAPLSGEIEDETGWEVMVGPRDSSAAADFIAEKF from the coding sequence ATGGCTAAAGTTACTGCAATGGATGTTTATAAATTATTACCGCAGACTAATTGTGAGGATTGTGGAGAAGCAAGCTGTATGGCTTTTGCAACAAAACTATCAGAAAAAGAAGCTGATTTAGCTTTATGCACTGAGTTAACTGAAGAACAATTTGCAAAACTTGATGATTTACTTGCTCCAGCTGTTAAAGAAATTATCATTGGAAAAGGTGATAAAGCTAAAGTAATTGGTGGAGATGAAGTTCTTTACAGATATGAAGAATCTTATTATAATCAAACTGCATTGGCAATAGATGTTTCAGATGATTTAGAGTCTGCTGATTTTGATGAAAAGATAAAGACTATTGAAAACATAGAATTTGAAAGAACTGGGGAACTTCTTAAACTTGATGCAATTGCACTTAGAAATAAATCAGGAGATCCAAGTAAATTTGCAGAATGTGCTAAAAAGCTTAAAAACGCAAGTTATCCTATTATTCTTGTCACTTTTGATCCAATAGCTATGGAAGAAGCACTTAAAGTCATTGGTGATGAACGACCTCTTATGTATGCTGCAACTAAAGATAATATTGTAGATATGGCAGAACTTGCAGATAAATATCAATGTCCTATTACAGTATTTTCACCTGGAGATATTGAGGGAATGAAAGACTTAGTCTTTACTCTAAGATCAAATGGTATAGATGATATTGTTATGGATCCTGGAACTTTAACTAAGGAAGCTATTGGAGATACTTTAGATAACTTTGTAATGAGCAGACGACTTGCTGTGGAAGATAAAGAAGAAGATTTCAGATATCCTTTACTTGGTGTTCCTGCACTTGTAAGATTAAATAATGATGATGACGAAATTAAAAAAGGAACTATGGAAGCTACAGTTGCTTCTACTTTAATGAATAAGTATGCTGATGTTCTTATTCTAAAAGGAACTGAAATATGGGAACTTATTCCAGTATTAACTCTTAGACAAAGTTTATACACTGACCCAAGAAAACCACAAGCTGTTGATCCAGGAGTTTATGAATTTAATGAGGTTGATGAAAATTCACCAGTTTTACTTACTACTAATTTCGCTTTAACTTATTATACTGTTGAAGGAGATCTTAAATCTGGAAATGCTATTTGTTATCTTCTAGTTCTTGATACTGTTGGAAGAGCAGTTGATGTAGCAATTGCTGGAGGCCAATTTGATGGTAAAGCAGTTGCTGATCTAATTAAAGAAAGTGGAATCGAAGATAAAATAAAAACAAGAAAAATGGTTATTCCAGGATTAGCTGCTCCATTGAGTGGTGAAATAGAAGATGAAACTGGTTGGGAAGTTATGGTTGGTCCAAGAGACTCATCAGCTGCAGCGGATTTTATTGCTGAAAAATTCTAA
- the cdhD gene encoding CO dehydrogenase/acetyl-CoA synthase subunit delta, whose protein sequence is MDQINQLLKLLENAESVEINEFRMDFEELEINLAPAIARTVQQTVAKQQAIEKSIEKTMLKASEFKPPIKEYPGKIAQVQLGDGTRKPVYLGGQTALYRFEEPQPNPPVVTFDVFDIPMPGLPRPIREHFEDVMESPGEWAKKAVKDYGANMVTMHLIGTGPKVMDKSPREGAQAVEEVLQAVDVPLVIGGSGDPIKDPLVLEAAAAAAEGERCLLASANMDLDYHKVAKAAVDYGHAVLSWAITDVNMQKSLNKYLMKDGLKQEDIVMDPTTCALGYGIEFSIDVITRTRLGGLKGDPDLQMPMSSGTTNAWGSREAWMKKDEWGPTDYRGPLWEIFTGLTLMLNGVDIFMMLHPESVRILREIGETFTKEYLTSPSQNIDNWIMELE, encoded by the coding sequence ATGGATCAAATCAATCAGCTACTGAAGCTGTTGGAAAATGCAGAATCTGTAGAAATTAATGAATTTAGAATGGATTTTGAAGAGTTAGAAATAAATTTAGCTCCAGCTATTGCTAGAACAGTTCAACAAACTGTAGCTAAACAACAAGCTATTGAAAAGAGTATTGAAAAAACTATGTTAAAGGCAAGTGAGTTTAAACCACCTATTAAAGAATATCCTGGTAAAATAGCTCAAGTTCAATTAGGGGATGGAACAAGAAAACCTGTATATCTTGGAGGTCAAACTGCACTTTATAGATTTGAGGAACCACAACCAAACCCTCCTGTTGTCACTTTCGATGTATTTGATATTCCTATGCCTGGTCTTCCTCGTCCAATAAGAGAACATTTTGAAGATGTCATGGAATCTCCTGGAGAATGGGCTAAAAAAGCAGTTAAAGATTATGGTGCTAATATGGTTACAATGCACTTAATTGGAACTGGTCCAAAAGTTATGGATAAATCTCCTCGTGAAGGGGCTCAAGCTGTTGAAGAAGTACTTCAAGCTGTTGATGTTCCTCTTGTAATTGGAGGTTCTGGAGATCCTATTAAAGATCCTCTTGTTCTTGAAGCTGCAGCTGCAGCTGCTGAAGGGGAAAGATGTTTACTTGCATCAGCTAATATGGATTTAGATTATCATAAAGTAGCTAAAGCTGCTGTTGATTATGGACATGCTGTGCTCTCATGGGCTATTACTGATGTTAATATGCAAAAATCATTAAATAAATATTTAATGAAAGATGGATTAAAACAAGAAGATATTGTTATGGATCCAACTACTTGTGCTCTTGGTTATGGTATAGAGTTTTCTATTGATGTTATTACAAGAACTAGACTTGGTGGACTTAAAGGAGATCCTGATTTACAAATGCCAATGTCTTCTGGTACTACTAATGCATGGGGTTCAAGAGAAGCTTGGATGAAAAAAGATGAATGGGGACCAACAGATTACAGAGGTCCATTATGGGAAATTTTCACAGGTCTTACATTAATGCTAAATGGTGTAGATATATTTATGATGCTTCACCCAGAGTCAGTAAGAATACTTAGAGAAATTGGCGAGACCTTTACTAAAGAATATTTAACAAGCCCTAGTCAAAATATTGACAATTGGATTATGGAATTAGAATAA
- a CDS encoding PDGLE domain-containing protein, whose protein sequence is METKTKKFIIIGLVIAILIAVLAPFLASSNPDGLESAAEKIINPGVSDEAVHESPMPDYIIPSLGESPFSGGLAIIIGVLIVFGLAYGLGYVLKRRNHQK, encoded by the coding sequence ATGGAAACAAAAACAAAGAAATTTATAATTATAGGACTAGTAATTGCTATCTTAATAGCAGTATTAGCACCATTTTTAGCATCCAGTAATCCAGATGGATTAGAAAGTGCAGCTGAAAAAATAATAAACCCTGGTGTTAGTGATGAAGCAGTTCATGAATCACCAATGCCTGATTATATAATTCCTTCTCTTGGAGAAAGTCCTTTCTCTGGAGGATTAGCTATTATAATCGGAGTGCTTATAGTATTTGGCTTAGCTTATGGATTAGGATA
- a CDS encoding AAA family ATPase: protein MIIAVSGKGGTGKTLVSSILVKLLSKTGKDLLVIDADPDSNIPESLGIEVDKSVGDVREDLKKDVNKGNIPQGVNKWDILDYKIMESIVETPEYDLLMMGRPEGSGCYCAVNNMLRKIIENISSNYDYIVIDTEAGLEHLSRRTTQSVDIMLVVSDSSKRGLHTASRVGELSKELEISFEQIYLILNRVKEGYEEELSDKAKETGLEVIGLIHDDKTVSEFDLEGKPLIELPDDSEPVKIVKKIIDKLKLAN from the coding sequence TTGATAATTGCAGTAAGTGGAAAAGGTGGAACTGGAAAAACTCTTGTTTCATCTATTTTAGTGAAATTATTGTCTAAAACAGGAAAAGATCTTCTTGTAATTGATGCAGATCCAGATTCAAATATTCCCGAATCTTTAGGAATTGAAGTGGACAAAAGTGTCGGTGATGTAAGGGAAGACTTAAAAAAAGATGTAAATAAAGGAAATATTCCTCAAGGAGTTAATAAATGGGATATTTTAGACTATAAGATCATGGAATCAATTGTTGAAACTCCTGAATATGATTTACTTATGATGGGTAGACCAGAAGGAAGTGGATGTTACTGTGCAGTTAATAACATGCTTAGGAAAATCATAGAAAATATCTCCTCTAACTATGATTATATAGTAATTGATACTGAGGCAGGTCTTGAACATCTAAGTCGTAGAACAACACAAAGTGTTGATATTATGTTAGTGGTTTCTGATTCTTCAAAAAGAGGTTTACACACTGCATCACGAGTTGGAGAATTATCTAAAGAATTAGAAATATCTTTTGAACAAATTTATTTAATATTAAATAGAGTAAAAGAAGGTTATGAAGAAGAACTATCTGATAAAGCTAAAGAAACAGGTTTGGAAGTTATTGGTTTAATACATGACGATAAAACTGTATCTGAATTTGATTTAGAAGGGAAGCCTTTAATTGAACTTCCTGATGATAGTGAACCTGTCAAAATCGTTAAAAAAATTATTGATAAGTTAAAATTGGCTAATTAG
- the cdhB gene encoding CO dehydrogenase/acetyl-CoA synthase complex subunit epsilon: protein MNDRVIPWQPTVIAGPKQALLVTPETAKLMLQKAKRPLFVVGPYAKNEPLMGHVKDIAETWDLPIVTTADTFKAFHENGIETDSYGIVEITNLLKDPEWKGVKGEGQHDLVVFVGCIYYIASQGLSTLKHFAPHLKTLTICKYFHSNADASFPNMKDEEWEKYLNKMKTK, encoded by the coding sequence ATGAATGACAGAGTTATTCCATGGCAACCAACTGTTATAGCTGGACCAAAACAAGCATTACTAGTAACTCCTGAGACAGCTAAATTAATGCTTCAAAAGGCTAAACGTCCTTTATTTGTAGTTGGGCCTTATGCAAAAAATGAACCTCTTATGGGTCATGTTAAAGATATAGCTGAAACCTGGGATTTACCTATTGTTACAACAGCTGATACTTTTAAAGCATTCCATGAAAATGGAATTGAAACTGATTCTTATGGAATTGTAGAAATAACTAATTTATTGAAGGATCCTGAATGGAAAGGAGTAAAAGGTGAAGGACAACATGATTTGGTTGTCTTTGTAGGATGTATTTATTATATTGCATCTCAAGGACTCTCTACCTTAAAACACTTTGCACCACATCTCAAAACTTTGACAATATGTAAATATTTCCATTCTAATGCTGATGCTTCTTTCCCTAACATGAAAGATGAAGAATGGGAAAAATACTTAAATAAGATGAAAACTAAATAA
- a CDS encoding VOC family protein, with amino-acid sequence MKFEAALIVVRDMEQSRSFYENLLDQEAIMDLGANVAYDGFSLQTLEYWVDFIDKVENDIDFLKNNNSELYFEIDDYDTFIEKFNNYNDFEVEIVHKTKEFPWGQRVIRFYDPDNHMIEVGESMDSVVKKFFNNGMSIEEIVEKTGFPVEFVVDLKNKLIN; translated from the coding sequence ATGAAATTTGAAGCTGCTTTAATCGTTGTTCGAGACATGGAACAATCTAGAAGTTTTTATGAAAATTTACTTGATCAAGAAGCTATAATGGACCTTGGAGCTAATGTAGCTTATGATGGATTTTCTCTTCAAACTTTAGAATATTGGGTGGATTTTATAGATAAAGTTGAAAATGATATTGACTTTTTAAAAAATAATAATTCTGAGTTATATTTTGAAATAGATGATTATGATACATTTATTGAAAAATTTAACAATTATAATGATTTTGAAGTAGAAATTGTCCATAAAACCAAGGAATTTCCATGGGGACAAAGAGTTATTAGATTCTATGATCCTGACAATCACATGATTGAAGTAGGAGAAAGTATGGATTCTGTGGTAAAAAAGTTCTTCAATAATGGAATGTCAATAGAAGAAATTGTTGAAAAAACTGGGTTTCCTGTAGAATTTGTTGTTGATTTAAAGAATAAATTAATTAATTAA
- the cdhA gene encoding CO dehydrogenase/acetyl-CoA synthase complex subunit alpha, with translation MNNKVGDNLTPNSTKPKDFKDDFWKAKDIKFSFGEIVEDKSPSSQEEETFMGPTPKPSVTDLRSWDMKLLERYPPFYAPFCDMCCLCTFGKCDLTGKKGACGIDIEAQQGRFALLTCCIGAAAHSAHSRHLLEYLIHKVGPDHPVDFGNNIDIEAPIMRTLIGKAPKTLGDIREAMDYMEEENLHLLSACHTGQEGNYLDFESKALHAGLMDHIGMEIGDVSQITALNLPKGEADTPLVELGIGSIDRDKPVILCIGHNVAPGTGIVDYLEDQGLEDDVELCGICCASIDITRYTDRAKVVGPISKQLKFLRSGVADVVVVDEQCIRSDVLEEAQKTGTALIATTDKMCLGLPDRTNDSADAIVSDILNKQFDGALILDTAKVGEVATKLALNLSKTRGSFKKLPDMDEIQKEASKCSECEWCVRVCPNSIPIMDAVSSAGKGDFENVESLYDHDICYTCGRCEQECPENIKIMDLMAKVGENNLQNQKFNIRVGRGPIQDVEVRRVGAPIVLGDIPGVVAFVGCTNYPNGSEEVAKMAEEFLERNYIVVTSGCGAMSIGEYKDEEGKTLYEKYGGEFDARGLVNVGSCVANSHIPGVAIKIANIFAKKPLEGNFEVIADYILNRVGACGVAWGPYSQKAAAIASGVNRWGIPVILGPHGSKYRRLYLGRSDKDDVWDLNDLRTGKVIKGEPAPEHLLYAAESREEATVAIAKNCLRPTDNNKGRQIKLNHYIDLHKKYFGVIPEDVYKYVRNEKDIPITYKNDVKEILARNNWEPRELVMEPTILDFPEDEEKKN, from the coding sequence ATGAATAATAAGGTCGGTGATAATTTGACACCTAATTCAACTAAACCTAAAGATTTTAAAGATGATTTTTGGAAAGCAAAAGATATTAAATTCTCTTTTGGTGAGATTGTAGAAGATAAATCTCCTAGTTCTCAAGAGGAAGAGACTTTTATGGGTCCAACTCCAAAACCATCTGTTACTGATTTAAGATCTTGGGATATGAAACTATTAGAACGGTATCCTCCTTTCTATGCTCCATTCTGTGATATGTGTTGTTTATGTACATTTGGAAAATGTGATCTTACAGGTAAAAAAGGTGCTTGTGGGATTGATATTGAGGCACAACAAGGAAGATTTGCTCTTTTAACTTGCTGTATAGGTGCTGCAGCTCATTCTGCTCATAGTAGGCATTTACTAGAATATTTAATCCACAAAGTTGGTCCGGATCATCCTGTTGATTTTGGAAATAATATTGATATTGAAGCTCCAATAATGAGGACTTTAATAGGAAAAGCTCCTAAAACTTTAGGAGATATTCGAGAAGCTATGGATTATATGGAAGAAGAAAACCTTCATCTCCTTTCAGCTTGTCATACAGGACAAGAAGGAAACTATCTTGATTTTGAATCTAAAGCACTTCATGCTGGTTTAATGGATCATATTGGGATGGAAATAGGAGATGTTTCTCAAATAACTGCATTAAACTTACCAAAAGGCGAGGCAGATACTCCACTTGTAGAACTTGGTATTGGATCAATTGACAGAGATAAACCAGTCATACTTTGTATTGGACATAATGTTGCTCCAGGAACTGGTATTGTTGATTATTTAGAAGATCAAGGTCTTGAAGATGATGTCGAACTTTGTGGTATTTGCTGTGCGTCTATTGATATAACTAGATATACTGATAGAGCTAAAGTTGTTGGACCAATTTCAAAACAGCTAAAATTCTTAAGATCTGGCGTTGCTGATGTAGTTGTTGTAGATGAACAATGTATTAGATCTGATGTTCTTGAAGAAGCTCAAAAAACAGGAACTGCTTTAATAGCTACTACTGATAAAATGTGCTTAGGTTTACCTGATAGAACAAATGATTCTGCTGATGCAATTGTATCAGATATACTCAATAAACAATTTGATGGAGCACTTATTCTAGATACTGCAAAAGTTGGAGAAGTAGCTACAAAACTTGCATTAAATTTATCTAAAACTAGAGGATCATTTAAAAAATTACCTGATATGGATGAAATACAAAAAGAAGCCAGTAAATGTAGCGAATGTGAATGGTGTGTAAGAGTATGTCCAAATAGCATTCCTATTATGGATGCTGTATCTTCTGCAGGTAAAGGCGACTTTGAAAATGTAGAATCTTTGTATGATCATGATATATGTTATACTTGTGGTAGATGTGAACAAGAATGTCCTGAAAACATTAAAATCATGGATTTAATGGCTAAAGTTGGAGAAAATAATCTACAAAATCAAAAATTCAACATTCGTGTAGGTAGAGGTCCAATTCAAGATGTAGAAGTAAGACGTGTTGGAGCTCCTATTGTACTTGGAGATATTCCAGGTGTTGTAGCATTTGTTGGATGTACTAATTATCCTAATGGTTCAGAAGAAGTAGCTAAAATGGCTGAAGAGTTCTTAGAACGGAACTATATTGTGGTTACTAGTGGATGTGGAGCTATGTCTATTGGTGAATACAAAGATGAAGAAGGAAAAACATTATATGAAAAATATGGTGGAGAATTTGATGCAAGAGGACTTGTAAATGTAGGATCTTGTGTAGCTAATTCTCATATTCCTGGTGTAGCTATTAAAATTGCTAATATATTTGCTAAAAAACCATTAGAAGGAAACTTTGAAGTTATTGCGGATTATATTCTTAATCGTGTAGGGGCTTGTGGTGTTGCATGGGGACCTTACTCACAAAAAGCAGCAGCTATTGCATCTGGTGTTAATAGATGGGGTATTCCAGTAATTCTTGGTCCACATGGTTCTAAATATAGAAGATTATACCTTGGTCGTTCTGATAAAGACGATGTTTGGGATTTAAATGATTTAAGAACTGGTAAAGTAATTAAAGGCGAACCTGCTCCAGAACATCTGTTATATGCAGCTGAAAGTAGAGAAGAAGCTACTGTAGCTATTGCTAAAAATTGTCTTAGACCTACTGATAATAACAAAGGAAGACAAATAAAACTAAATCATTATATTGATTTACACAAAAAATACTTTGGTGTAATTCCTGAAGATGTTTATAAGTATGTTAGAAATGAAAAAGATATTCCTATTACTTATAAAAATGATGTTAAAGAAATTTTAGCTCGCAATAATTGGGAACCAAGAGAATTAGTTATGGAACCAACTATTCTTGATTTTCCAGAAGATGAGGAAAAGAAGAATTAA